Proteins from a single region of Harpia harpyja isolate bHarHar1 chromosome 14, bHarHar1 primary haplotype, whole genome shotgun sequence:
- the SDK2 gene encoding protein sidekick-2 isoform X1 — translation MARLGSWGLLFFAVLALPGPPGAGAQDDVSPYFKTEPVRSQVHLEGNRLVLTCMAEGSWPLEFKWLHNSRELTKFSLEYRYMITSLDRTHAGFYRCIVRNRMGALLQRQTEVQVAYMGSFEDSETQQSVSHGEAAVIRAPRIASFPQPQVTWFRDGRKISPSSRIAITLENTLVILSTVAPDAGRYYVQAVNDKNGDNKTSQPITLTVANVGGPADPIAPTIIVPPRNTSVVAGTSEVTMECVANARPLIKLHIIWKKDGVPLSSGISDYSRRLTILNPTLSDSGYYECEAVLRSSSVPAVAEGAYLSVLEPPQFIKEPERHITAEMEKVVAIPCQAKGVPPPEMAWYKDAALIRLEKLSRFQLLADGSLQISGLVPDDTGMFQCFARNAAGEVQTTTYLAVTSIAPNITRGPQDSTVIDGMSVILNCETSGAPRPAITWQKGERILASGSVQLPRFTLLESGSLLVSPAHLADAGTYACLATNSRGVDEASADLVVWARTRITDPPQDQSVIKGTKAIMSCGVTHDPSVDVRYVWEKDGAPLSPESGPRVRLDELGTLHISQTWSGDIGTYTCKVVSAGGNDSRSAHLRVRQLPHAPESPTATLSPLEKRAINLTWAKPFDGNSPLLRYVVEVSENNAPWTVLLASVDPESTSVMVRGLVPARSYQFRLCAVNDVGRGQFSKDTERVSLPEEPPSAPPQNVIASGRTNQSIMIQWQPPPESHQNGVLKGYIIRYCLAGLPVGYQFKNITNADVNNLLLEDLIIWTNYEIEVAAYNSAGLGVYSMKVTEWTLQGVPTVPPGNVQTEATNSTTIRFTWNPPSPQFINGINQGYKLIAWEPEHEEEATVVTVRPNFQDSVHVGYVAGLRKFAEYFTSVLCFTTPGDGPRSPPQLVRTHEDVPGPVGHLSFSDILDTSLKVSWQEPLEKNGILTGYRISWEEYNRTNTRVTHYLPNVTLEYRVTGLTALTTYTIEVAAMTSKGQGQVSSSTISSGVPPELPGAPTNLGISNIGPRSVTLQFRPGYDGKTSISRWQVEAQVGQSGEAEEWGLVHQLANEPDARSMEVPNLKPYTYYSFRMRQVNIVGTSPPSLPSRRIQTLQAPPDMAPANVTLRTASETSLWLRWMPLQEQEYNGNPDAVGYKIRYARSDGRGQPAMHVVHDRVEREYTIEDLEEWTEYRVQVQAFNAIGSGPWSRSVVGRTRESVPSSGPSNVSALATSSSSMLVQWSDIPEADCNGLILGYKVVYKEKELDTRARFWLAEGNASRSAQLTGLGKYTLYEIRVLAFTRIGDGVPSRPPILERTLDDVPGPPVGILFPEVRTTLVRLIWQPPTAPNGIILAYQVTHRLNTTAVNSAAVEVLEPSARQYTATSLQPEATYLFRIAAQTRKGWGEAAEALVVTTEKRDRPQPPGKPLAQQEEVRARSVMLSWEPGSDGLSPVRYYTVQTRELPDGEWALHSASVSHNVTAFVVDRLKPFTSYKFRVKATNDIGDSEYSEESESLTTLQAAPEEAPTILSVTPHTTTSVLIRWQPPAEDKINGILLGFRLRYRELVYDSLRGFTLRGIGNPGATWAELTPVYTVHNLSEVSLTQYELDNLSKHRRYEIRMSVYNAVGEGPPSPPQEVFVGEAVPTGTPQNVAVQAATATQLDVTWEPPPAESQNGDIQGYKIHFWEAQSQNESARVKTLFLPENGVKLKNLTGYTSYWVSVAAFNAAGDGPRSPPVKGRTQQAAPSAPGSIRFSELTTTSVNVSWEPPPQPNGVLEGYRLVYEPCMPVDASVPAGVSKIVTVDVKGNSPLWMKVKDLAEGVTYRFRIRAKTFAYGPDVEANITTGPGEGAPGPPGEPFISRYGSAITIHWSSGDPGQGPITRYVIEARPSDEGLWDILIKDIPKEVTSYTFSTDILKQGVSYDFRVIAVNDYGYGTPSTPSPSVSAQKANPFYEEWWFLVVIALVGLIFILLLVFVLIIRGQSKKYAKKSDSGNGSKATALSHGEMVSLDEGSFPALELNNRRLSVKNSFCRKNGIYTRSPPRPSPGSLHYSDEDVTKYNDLIPAESSSLTEKPSEVSDSQGSDSEYEVDPGHQKAHSFVNHYISDPTYYNSWRRQQKGISRAQAYSYTESDSGEPDHAPLSNSTSTQQGSLFRPKASRTPTPQTPGNPPSQPGTLYRPPSSLAPGSRAPIAGFSSFV, via the exons ACGATGTCTCCCCATACTTTAAGACGGAGCCGGTGCGGAGCCAGGTCCACCTGGAGGGGAACCGCCTGGTCCTGACGTGCATGGCGGAGGGCAGCTGGCCCCTCGAGTTCAAGTGGCTTCACAACAGCCGGGAGCTGACCAAGTTCTCCCTGGAGTACCG GTACATGATCACCTCACTGGACCGCACGCACGCCGGCTTCTACCGCTGCATCGTCCGCAATCGGATGGGAGCCCTGCTGCAGCGCCAGACCGAGGTGCAGGTGGCCT ATATGGGGAGCTTTGAGGACAGCGAGACGCAGCAGAGCGTGTCCCACGGGGAGGCGGCCGTCATCCGTGCGCCCCGCATcgccagcttcccccagccccaggtCACCTGGTTTCGTGATGGCCGAAAAATCTCCCCCAGCAGCCGCAT AGCCATCACGCTGGAGAACACCCTCGTCATCCTCTCCACCGTGGCCCCGGATGCGGGACGTTACTACGTGCAGGCGGTGAATGACAAGAACGGGGACAACAAGACGAGCCAGCCCATCACGCTGACCGTGGCCA ATGTGGGTGGCCCAGCTGATCCCATCGCACCCACCATCATTGTCCCACCCAGGAACACCAGTGTGGTGGCCGGGACCTCGGAGGTGACCATGGAGTGTGTGGCCAACGCCAG gccgcTGATCAAGCTGCACATCATCTGGAAGAAGGACGGGGTGCCCCTCTCCAGCGGCATCAGCGACTACAGCCGCCGGCTCACCATCCTCAACCCCACGCTGAGCGACAGCGGCTACTACGAGTGCGAGGCCGTGCTCCGCAGCAGCAGCGTGCCCGCCGTGGCTGAGGGTGCCTACCTCTCCGTCCTGG AGCCACCACAGTTCATCAAGGAGCCGGAGAGGCACATCACAGCCGAGATGGAGAAGGTGGTCGCCATCCCCTGCCAAGCCAAAG GCGTGCCCCCCCCCGAGATGGCCTGGTACAAGGATGCTGCCCTCATCCGcctggagaagctgtcccgcTTCCAGCTCCTGGCGGACGGCAGCCTGCAGATCAGTGGGCTGGTCCCCGACGACACCGGCATGTTCCAGTGCTTTGCCCGCAACGCGGCCGGCGAGGTGCAGACCACCACGTACCTGGCCGTGACCA GCATCGCCCCCAACATCACCAGGGGTCCCCAGGACAGCACGGTGATTGATGGCATGTCCGTAATCCTCAACTGCGAGACCTCGGGGGCTCCGCGCCCGGCCATCACGTGGCAGAAAG GGGAGCGGATCCTGGCCAGCGGCTCGGTGCAGCTCCCGCGTTTCACCCTGCTGGAGTCGGGCAGCCTGCTCGTCAGCCCCGCGCACCTCGCCGACGCCGGCACCTACGCCTGCCTGGCCACCAACTCCCGCGGCGTGGACGAGGCGTCTGCCGACCTGGTGGTCTGGG CAAGGACACGTATCACCGACCCGCCGCAGGACCAGAGCGTCATCAAAGGGACCAAAGCCATCATGAGCTGCGGGGTCACCCACGACCCCAGCGTGGACGTCAG gTACGTCTGGGAGAAGGACGGGGCACCGCTGAGCCCGGAGAGCGGCCCACGGGTGCGCCTGGACGAGCTGGGCACCCTGCACATCTCCCAGACCTGGTCGGGCGACATCGGCACCTACACCTGCAAGGTGGTCTCAGCCGGGGGCAACGACTCGCGCAGCGCCCACCTCCGCGTCcg GCAGCTCCCCCATGCCCCCGAGAGCCCCACGGCCACCCTCAGCCCCCTGGAGAAACGGGCCATCAACCTCACCTGGGCCAAGCCCTTCGATGGCAACAGCCCCCTGCTCCGCTACGTCGTGGAGGTCTCCGAAAACA acgcGCCCTGGACCGTGCTGCTGGCCAGCGTGGACCCCGAGTCGACGTCGGTGATGGTGCGGGGCTTGGTCCCCGCTCGCTCCTACCAGTTCCGCCTCTGCGCTGTGAACGACGTGGGCAGGGGGCAGTTCAGCAAGGACACGGAGAG ggtGTCCCTGCCTGAGGAGCCCCCCTCCGCACCTCCCCAGAACGTCATCGCCAGCGGCCGCACCAACCAGTCCATCATGATCCAGTGGCAGCCGCCCCCCGAAAGCCACCAGAACGGTGTCCTCAAGGGCTACATCATCCG GTACTGCCTGGCTGGTTTGCCTGTGGGCTACCAGTTCAAGAACATCACCAACGCCGATGTCAACAACCTGCTCCTGGAGGACCTCATCATCTGGACCAACTATGAGATTGAGGTGGCGGCGTACAACAGTGCCGGCCTGGGGGTCTACAGCATGAAGGTGACCGAGTGGACGCTGCAGGGAG TCCCCACGGTGCCCCCGGGGAACGTGCAGACCGAGGCCACCAACTCCACCACCATCCGCTTCACCTggaacccccccagcccccagttCATCAACGGCATCAACCAGGGGTACAAG CTCATCGCCTGGGAGCCGGAGCACGAGGAAGAGGCGACGGTGGTGACGGTGCGGCCCAACTTCCAGGACAGCGTCCACGTGGGCTATGTGGCCGGGCTGCGGAAATTCGCCGAGTACTTCACCTCGGTGCTGTGCTTCACCACGCCGGGGGACGGCCCGCGCAGCCCCCCCCAGCTGGTGCGCACCCACGAGGACG TGCCTGGCCCCGTGGGACATCTCAGCTTCAGTGACATCCTGGACACATCCCTGAAAGTCAGCTGGCAAGAGCCGCTGGAGAAGAACGGCATCCTGACAG GCTACCGGATCTCCTGGGAAGAATACAACCGCACCAACACGCGGGTGACCCATTACCTGCCCAACGTCACCCTGGAGTACCGCGTCACCGGTCTCACCGCCCTCACCACCTACACCATCGAGGTAGCTGCCATGACGTCCAAGGGCCAGGGCCAGGTCTCCTCCTCCACCATCTCCTCCGGGGTACCACCAG AGCTCCCCGGTGCGCCCACCAACCTGGGCATCTCCAACATCGGACCCCGCTCCGTCACCCTCCAATTTCGCCCGGGCTACGACGGCAAAACCTCCATCTCCCGCTGGCAGGTGGAGGCACAG GTGGGCCAGAGCGGCGAGGCTGAAGAGTGGGGGCTCGTCCACCAGCTCGCTAACGAGCCCGATGCCCGCTCCATGGAGGTGCCCAACCTGAAGCCCTACACCTACTACAG TTTCCGCATGCGGCAGGTGAACATCGTGGGCaccagcccccccagcctgccctcccGGAGAATCCAGACCCTCCAGGCCCCCCCGGACATGGCACCCGCCAACGTCACCCTGAGGACAGCCAGTGAGACCAGCCTGTGGCTGCGCTGGatg CCCCTCCAGGAGCAGGAGTACAACGGGAACCCCGACGCCGTGGGCTACAAGATCCGGTACGCACGCTCGGACGGGCGAGGGCAGCCGGCGATGCACGTCGTCCACGACCGCGTGGAGCGGGAGTACACCATCGAGGACCTGGAGGAGTGGACCGAATACCGGGTGCAGGTCCAAGCCTTCAACGCCATCGGCTCGGGGCCCTGGAGCCGCTCGGTGGTGGGACGCACCCGGGAGTCAG TGCCCTCCTCCGGCCCCAGCAACGTGTCGGCGCtggccacctcctccagcagcatgCTGGTGCAATGGAGCGACATCCCCGAGGCAGACTGCAACGGCCTCATCCTGGGCTACAAG GTGGTGTACAAGGAGAAGGAATTAGACACGCGTGCCCGGTTCTGGCTGGCGGAGGGCAATGCCTCCCGCAGCGCCCAGCTGACCGGGCTGGGCAAATACACGCTGTATGAGATCCGTGTGCTGGCCTTCACCAGGATCGGTGACGGTGTGCCCAGCCGGCCCCCCATCCTCGAGCGGACGCTGGATGATG TGCCTGGGCCCCCCGTGGGGATCCTCTTCCCCGAAGTGAGGACCACCTTGGTGCGGCTCATCTGGCAGCCACCCACGGCACCCAACGGCATCATCCTGG CGTACCAGGTCACCCACCGCCTCAACACCACCGCCGTCAACTCGGCCGCCGTGGAGGTGCTGGAGCCCAGCGCCCGGCAGTACACGGCCACCAGCCTCCAGCCCGAGGCAACGTACCTTTTCCGCATCGCGGCGCAGACCCGCAAGGGCTGGGGCGAGGCGGCCGAAGCTCTCGTGGTGACCACGGAGAAGAGag accgcccgcagccccccgggaaGCCGCTGGCCCAGCAGGAGGAGGTGCGAGCCCGCAGCGTGATGCTCTCCTGGGAGCCGGGCAGCGACGGGCTCTCCCCCGTCCGCTACTACACGGTGCAGACCCGCGAGCTGCCCGACGGCGAGTGGGCACTGCACTCTGCCTCCGTCAGCCACAACGTGACCGCCTTCGTCGTGGACAG GCTGAAGCCCTTCACCTCCTACAAGTTCCGCGTGAAGGCGACGAACGACATCGGGGACAGCGAGTACAGCGAGGAGTCGGAGTCGCTCACCACCCTGCAGGCAG cccccgaGGAAGCCCCCACCATCCTCTCCGTCACTCCGCATACCACCACGTCGGTGCTCATCCGCTGGCAG CCCCCAGCCGAGGACAAGATCAACGGGATCCTGCTGGGTTTCCGCCTCCGCTACCGCGAGCTGGTGTACGACAGCCTGCGCGGCTTCACCCTGCGCGGCATCGGCAACCCCGGCGCCACGTGGGCCGAGCTCACCC CCGTCTACACCGTGCACAACCTCAGCGAGGTCTCCCTCACCCAGTATGAGCTGGACA ACCTAAGCAAGCACCGGCGCTACGAGATCCGCATGAGTGTGTATAATGCTGTGGGTgagggcccccccagccccccccaggagGTCTTCGTGGGTGAAGCGG TGCCCACCGGCACGCCGCAGAACGTGGCGGTACAGGCGGCCACGGCCACCCAGCTGGATGTCACCTGGGAACCGCCACCGGCCGAGAGCCAGAACGGGGACATCCAGGGCTACAAG atcCACTTCTGGGAGGCCCAGAGCCAGAACGAGAGCGCGCGGGTGAAGACGCTCTTTCTGCCCGAGAACGGGGTGAAGCTGAAGAACCTGACGGGGTACACCTCGTACTGGGTCAGCGTCGCCGCCTTCAATGCTGCGGGAGACggaccccgcagcccccccgtCAAGGGCCGAACGCAGCAGGCAG CCCCCAGCGCTCCCGGCTCCATACGGTTCAGCGAGCTGACCACCACGTCGGTGAACGTGTCCTGGGAGCCACCACCACAGCCCAACGGCGTCCTCGAGGGCTACAGGCTGGTCTACGAGCCCTGCATGCCCGTGGACG CCTCCGTCCCCGCAGGTGTCAGTAAGATCGTGACAGTGGATGTGAAGGGGAACAGCCCGCTGTGGATGAAGGTGAAGGACCTGGCCGAGGGTGTGACGTACCGGTTCCGAATCCGGGCCAAAACCTTCGCCTACGGGCCAGACGTTGAGGCAAACATCACCACGGGGCCTGGGGAAG GTGCCCCCGGCCCCCCTGGCGAGCCCTTCATCTCTCGCTACGGCTCGGCTATCACCATCCACTGGTCGAGCGGGGACCCCGGCCAAGGACCCATCACCAGATACGTCATCGAAGCCCGTCCTTCAG acgAGGGGCTCTGGGACATCCTCATCAAAGACATCCCCAAGGAGGTGACCTCCTACACCTTCAGCACGGACATCCTCAAGCAGGGGGTCAGCTACGACTTCCGCGTCATCGCTGTGAATGACTATGGCTACGGGACCCCCAGCACGCCTTCCCCCTCCGTGTCAG cccagaaagccaacccgTTCTATGAGGAGTGGTGGTTCCTGGTGGTCATCGCCCTGGTGGggctcatcttcatcctcctgCTCGTCTTTGTGCTCATCATCCGCGGGCAGAGCAAGAAGTACGCCAAGAAGTCAGACTCAG GGAACGGTTCCAAGGCGACCGCCCTGAGCCACGGCGAGATGGTGAGCCTGGACGAAGGCAGCTTCCCCGCCTTGGAGCTCAACAACCGGCGTCTCTCCGTCAAGAACTCCTTCTGCCGAAAGAATGGCATCTACACCCG GTCCCCGCCACGGCCCAGCCCCGGCAGCCTCCACTACTCGGACGAGGACGTGACCAAGTACAACGACCTGATCCCCGCCGAGAGCAGCAGCCTGACGGAGAAGCCCTCCGAGGTCTCCGACTCTCAG GGCAGCGACAGCGAATACGAGGTGGACCCCGGCCACCAGAAAGCCCACTCCTTCGTCAACCACTACATCAGCGACCCTACCTACTACAACTCGTGGCGGCGGCAGCAGAAGGGCATCTCACGGGCGCAGGCGTACAGCTACACCGAGAGCGACTCGGGGGAGCCCGACCACGCGCCCCTCTCCAACAGTACCTCCACGCAGCAGGGCAGCCTCTTCCGCCCCAAAGCCAGCAGGACTCCCACCCCCCAGACCCCCGGCAACCCCCCCAGCCAGCCCGGTACACTCTACCGTCCACCCAGTAGCCTGGCCCCTGGCTCCAGAGCCCCCATCgctggattttcttcttttgtttga